The Medicago truncatula cultivar Jemalong A17 chromosome 4, MtrunA17r5.0-ANR, whole genome shotgun sequence genome includes a region encoding these proteins:
- the LOC25493761 gene encoding transcription factor MYB98, which produces MLPSISVTPNSVMVFDTNLRENYPSQSQSMHLQENYLKPRQKDELNPFSAHSCHGNFLQDFQHIEQFHHMHGSSSSNQVFGDQTQNFDLFGNAECANTDFDVYDGKSFAENNSGSEHAHNLIDNFQYDGYSLNIPRRNQLDLMVENHSYFSFNNPSETKSLSYVVPEDEVSSIAPTNYYQRAGLNINNSLLSPTTRRAFKAKKKTIIVKGQWTVEEDRLLSQMVEQYGIRKWSHIALKLPGRIGKQCRERWHNHLRPDIKKDVWTDEEDKILIQAHTEIGNKWAEIAKRLPGRTENAIKNHWNATKRRQYSKRTCRSKYPRGTLLQEYIKSLNLDQNPPRDFRKRSSAKAKKKITCSTSKAATQIPQPHIANQFFPNDRSVPNYEFNDFSLDDNLFEEGCGIDSLLDDMSSVPTMDEKECDKEGMQVVNLDEHQLEKEVEVKKELDLVEMISQANQNIN; this is translated from the exons AAGAAAACTACCTGAAACCAAGGCAGAAAGATGAGCTAAATCCATTTAGTGCTCACTCCTGTCATGGTAATTTCTTACAAGATTTTCAGCATATTGAGCAGTTTCATCATATGCATGGATCATCATCCTCCAATCAAGTTTTTGGGGACCAAACTCAAAACTTTGATCTATTTGGTAATGCAGAATGTGCAAATACAGATTTTGATGTTTATGATGGAAAGTCTTTTGCTGAGAATAATAGCGGTAGTGAGCATGCTCATAACCTTATTGACAATTTTCAATATGATGGTTATAGTTTGAATATCCCTAGAAGAAATCAACTTGATCTTATGGTTGAAAACCATAGTTATTTTTCCTTCAATAATCCTTCAGAAACCAAGTCATTGAGTTATGTTGTACCTGAGGATGAAGTTTCAAGCATAGCCCCGACAAATTATTACCAAAGAGCTGGATTGAATATAAACAACAGCTTGTTATCTCCTACGACAAGAAGAGCATTTAAAGCgaagaagaaaacaatcatAGTGAAGGGGCAATGGACAGTGGAAGAAGATAG ATTGTTGAGTCAAATGGTGGAACAATATGGAATAAGGAAGTGGTCTCATATTGCTCTGAAGTTGCCTGGAAGAATAGGGAAACAATGCAGAGAAAGATGGCATAACCATTTAAGACCAGACATAAAg AAAGACGTATGGACAGATGAAGAGGATAAGATATTGATCCAAGCTCATACAGAGATAGGAAATAAGTGGGCGGAGATTGCGAAAAGATTGCCAGGAAGAACTGAGAATGCAATAAAAAACCATTGGAATGCAACAAAGAGAAGGCAATATTCCAAAAGAACATGTCGTTCGAAGTATCCAAGAGGGACTCTTTTGCAAGAATATATCAAGAGTCTGAATTTGGATCAAAACCCTCCAAGAGACTTTCGAAAAAGATCTTCTGCTAAAGCCAAGAAAAAGATTACTTGTAGCACAAGCAAAGCCGCAACACAGATTCCTCAGCCACATATtgcaaatcaattttttcctaATGACCGCTCGGTGCCAAACTATGAGTTCAATGATTTTTCTTTGGATGATAATTTGTTTGAAGAAGGGTGTGGTATTGATTCTCTGCTAGATGATATGTCAAGTGTTCCTACTATGGATGAAAAAGAATGTGATAAGGAAGGCATGCAAGTTGTTAATCTTGATGAGCATCAATTGGAGAAAGAGGTTGAAGTTAAGAAGGAGTTGGATTTGGTGGAGATGATCTCTCAGGctaatcaaaatattaattga